The following coding sequences lie in one Halobacteria archaeon AArc-dxtr1 genomic window:
- a CDS encoding DMT family transporter → MTGATEAVALALLTAIFWGLSPIFDKRGMAAGGDPVQASLVVVIVDSSLYWLALAVLYGGTTFDGITTGALTVFVFAGVIGTALGRIAIFVGVHKVGASLNSAIMSTRPLFATLLALAFLGEPLGPVTAAGIVVLVAGLCVLTLSRGGDLAGWEPRDLLWPLAAAATFAVANVARRYGMVEFDISALQAVAINETAGLVALGAFALATRRRRILTSPRESYRYFAVAGLLTAVAMLSLMAALGLEGGRIAVVDPLVATAPFFTLVFAAVFLRDLERVTRGVIAGAALIVAGAVLITI, encoded by the coding sequence GTGACCGGTGCCACCGAAGCCGTCGCGCTCGCGTTGCTCACCGCCATCTTCTGGGGCCTCTCGCCGATATTCGACAAGCGCGGGATGGCCGCTGGCGGAGACCCCGTCCAGGCGTCGCTCGTCGTGGTCATCGTCGACTCCTCGCTGTACTGGCTCGCCCTCGCGGTCCTCTACGGCGGGACCACGTTCGACGGGATCACGACGGGAGCGCTCACCGTCTTCGTCTTCGCCGGCGTGATCGGCACCGCACTCGGCCGGATCGCGATCTTCGTCGGCGTCCACAAGGTGGGCGCGAGCCTCAACAGCGCGATCATGAGCACACGGCCGCTGTTCGCGACGCTGCTCGCACTGGCGTTCCTCGGCGAACCCCTCGGCCCGGTCACGGCCGCCGGCATCGTCGTCCTCGTCGCCGGTCTCTGCGTGCTGACGCTCTCCCGTGGTGGTGACCTCGCGGGCTGGGAGCCCCGCGACCTGCTGTGGCCGCTGGCTGCCGCCGCCACCTTCGCGGTCGCGAACGTCGCCCGCCGGTACGGGATGGTCGAGTTCGACATCTCGGCCCTGCAGGCCGTCGCAATAAACGAGACGGCCGGACTCGTCGCACTCGGCGCCTTCGCCCTCGCGACCCGACGCCGGCGAATTCTCACGAGTCCCCGCGAGAGCTACCGGTACTTCGCTGTGGCTGGCCTGCTCACCGCCGTCGCGATGCTCTCGCTGATGGCCGCACTGGGGCTCGAAGGTGGCCGCATCGCCGTCGTCGATCCGCTGGTGGCGACCGCCCCTTTCTTTACGCTCGTCTTCGCCGCCGTCTTCCTGCGCGATCTCGAGCGCGTCACGCGGGGCGTGATCGCCGGCGCTGCGTTGATCGTCGCCGGAGCCGTCCTGATCACCATCTGA
- a CDS encoding mechanosensitive ion channel encodes MDVGHLALESAVSELVEWVVQEPWLLVPLLLAGSYLLAKLVYWASKRWLAHNETGSTSFRRAIFEEIHTPISVSIGLLGIYLSLAVLDLVGTGFVVVGLVVTALTVLWARTAVRIGNRWIEVAQAADRTYEFAPIFKNAWTIGVSLAAGLVLISVWEIELTPFLASAGVLGIVIGFAAQDAISNLIGGVSLYVDNTYKVGDVIQVEDDQRGTVTDVGIRSTTVLTTDNRLISVPNAVLNSSQVVNETSPQRHVRIRVPLTAAYGTDYRRVEEIVLEVCADAPLIRESPKPRVLFDEFGDSALVFEVRAYISHPLTEKQAVNQLNRGVYDRFAEAGITIPFPQREISYLADEEGGEQLPDEDKRPPDEDERPPGIDSDVEQRYRFDEGGDDDENARAETDEQS; translated from the coding sequence ATGGACGTGGGCCACCTCGCGCTCGAATCGGCGGTGTCGGAGCTGGTGGAATGGGTGGTCCAGGAGCCGTGGCTGCTCGTCCCGCTGTTGCTCGCGGGGTCGTACCTGCTCGCGAAACTCGTCTACTGGGCGAGTAAGCGATGGCTGGCACACAACGAAACGGGGTCGACGTCGTTTCGGCGAGCCATCTTCGAGGAGATCCACACGCCAATTTCGGTCTCGATCGGGCTACTCGGGATCTATCTCAGTCTGGCTGTCCTCGATCTCGTCGGGACAGGGTTCGTCGTGGTCGGCCTCGTCGTCACAGCGCTGACGGTGCTGTGGGCCCGGACTGCGGTTCGCATTGGCAACCGCTGGATCGAGGTCGCACAGGCTGCTGACCGAACCTACGAGTTCGCGCCGATTTTCAAGAACGCGTGGACGATCGGCGTCTCGCTCGCTGCCGGACTGGTGTTGATCTCCGTCTGGGAGATCGAACTCACGCCGTTTCTGGCGTCGGCCGGCGTGCTCGGAATCGTCATCGGCTTCGCCGCCCAGGACGCCATCTCGAACCTGATCGGGGGCGTCTCGCTGTACGTCGACAACACGTACAAAGTCGGTGACGTGATCCAGGTCGAAGACGATCAGCGCGGGACGGTGACCGACGTCGGCATCCGGAGCACGACGGTGTTGACGACCGACAATCGGCTCATCTCGGTGCCGAACGCGGTGTTGAACTCCTCGCAGGTCGTCAACGAAACGTCGCCACAGCGCCACGTTCGGATACGGGTTCCGCTGACGGCGGCCTACGGCACGGACTACCGACGGGTTGAGGAGATTGTCCTCGAGGTCTGTGCAGACGCACCCCTGATCCGCGAGTCGCCGAAACCACGGGTCCTGTTCGACGAGTTCGGCGACTCCGCGCTGGTGTTCGAAGTTCGGGCGTACATCTCTCACCCACTCACGGAGAAGCAGGCGGTCAACCAGCTAAACCGCGGCGTCTACGACCGATTCGCCGAGGCGGGGATCACGATTCCGTTCCCCCAGCGCGAAATTTCGTATCTCGCCGACGAGGAGGGTGGCGAACAACTCCCGGACGAAGACAAGCGGCCGCCAGACGAAGACGAACGTCCCCCGGGCATCGATTCGGACGTTGAGCAACGGTACCGGTTCGACGAGGGAGGCGACGACGACGAGAACGCGCGAGCTGAGACCGACGAGCAGTCGTAG
- the serB gene encoding phosphoserine phosphatase SerB: MTVVAFDFDGTLSDSEMTVLLGDRCDAADEMAAITERAMNDEIGYAESLYERVALLSGLDAKEAAAAFDEVRLRKGAADLIAELNDAGVTTAILTGGFERGVAAALEREGVTVDHIVANRLVMDDGETELTGDTEGPLIEGTKDDALADLADDVGVDLAETVAIGDGANDLPMLEVAGLAIGFEPKPAVEPECDVVATSMAEVRELLVEDDVLEPAAP; encoded by the coding sequence ATGACAGTCGTCGCCTTCGACTTCGACGGGACGCTTTCTGACTCCGAGATGACCGTACTGCTCGGCGACCGCTGTGACGCCGCCGACGAGATGGCCGCGATCACAGAGCGTGCGATGAACGACGAGATCGGCTACGCCGAGAGCCTCTACGAGCGCGTCGCGTTGCTCTCCGGGCTCGACGCGAAGGAGGCCGCAGCCGCATTCGACGAGGTTCGGCTCCGAAAGGGGGCGGCCGACCTGATCGCGGAGCTGAACGACGCCGGCGTCACGACGGCGATTCTCACCGGTGGGTTCGAACGGGGCGTGGCAGCGGCCCTCGAGCGTGAGGGCGTCACCGTCGACCACATCGTCGCGAATCGGCTGGTGATGGACGACGGCGAAACCGAACTCACCGGCGACACCGAGGGACCGCTGATCGAGGGGACCAAAGACGACGCGCTCGCGGACCTCGCCGACGACGTCGGCGTCGATCTCGCAGAGACCGTCGCGATCGGCGACGGTGCCAACGACCTGCCGATGCTCGAGGTCGCTGGCCTCGCGATCGGATTCGAGCCCAAGCCGGCAGTCGAGCCCGAGTGTGACGTCGTCGCGACGTCGATGGCCGAGGTACGGGAACTACTGGTCGAAGACGACGTGCTCGAGCCAGCCGCTCCGTGA
- a CDS encoding heavy metal translocating P-type ATPase codes for MHASGGGRNEQSTDKPETTYLRIDGMHSPTCEAFLEAVAAAISGVADAEASYVSETIRIEHDPDQVSPRELRDALSTLGYTAYLRKRASRDSSGGGGATNRAREVSGVRKRRTDETLGMRYAAGVLFGTFLLVPYVTLVYPSQLAALVDIAALDPFEAAFGTEGESGLFFLRVYFVVTAVVLFFTGMPVLRGAYVGLKMRRPNVDLLVSITVVTAFAYSTIAVLAGRTDVYFDLTVVVAATVTGAMFYEAAVKRRALGRLTDLTVSQVDSARVYEPDGTTAEVPVEAVSPGDRVLVRRGERIPVDGRLDEGRCTVEEAVVTGESLPVEKRAGDELVGGAIVVGGAAVVRTGEEATSSLDRLRDAVWRLQSADHGVRRRADAVAARLVPVVVGAALLAGAAALALGAGPIGTVAVLGTALLVGCPWAIGLATPLSVATSLESALKHGVVVFDETVFRRLRAVDVVVFDKTGTLTTGTMEVLEADAPAALLREAGALERRAAHPAAKAIAAAFAADDEEFRTDGGEPREYAGSVSEFRSFATGVEGIVDGSTVLVGAASLFDERGWTVPADVRGQAAAARKAGQLPVVVGRDGTAAGVIVVGDEPRAGWAESLERLGERGIDVVVLTGDDEAATERFARHPVVSHAFTSVPPAGKTAAIERLSANRRVAMVGDGTNDAPALAAADLGISLGSATALAADAADLVIADDDLAAVETAFDLADAARRRLVRNTRLALAFNAIAIPVAVVGLFTPLTAALAVLVVGGLLAANSSQDLLEPWW; via the coding sequence GTGCACGCCTCCGGGGGCGGTCGCAACGAACAGTCAACCGACAAGCCGGAAACCACGTACCTTCGAATCGACGGGATGCACTCCCCGACGTGCGAGGCGTTCCTGGAGGCGGTCGCCGCGGCGATCTCGGGCGTCGCCGATGCCGAGGCGAGTTACGTCTCGGAGACGATCCGGATCGAACACGATCCCGACCAAGTCTCGCCGAGGGAGCTGCGCGACGCGCTGAGCACGCTGGGGTACACGGCGTACCTCCGGAAGCGGGCGAGCAGAGACTCCTCGGGCGGCGGGGGAGCCACGAACCGGGCGCGCGAGGTGTCGGGGGTGCGAAAGCGACGGACCGACGAGACCCTCGGGATGCGCTACGCCGCCGGGGTGCTCTTTGGCACGTTCCTGCTCGTCCCGTACGTCACGTTGGTGTACCCTTCCCAGCTTGCCGCCCTCGTCGATATCGCTGCCCTGGATCCGTTCGAGGCCGCGTTCGGGACGGAGGGGGAGAGCGGACTGTTCTTCCTTCGTGTCTACTTCGTCGTGACCGCCGTGGTGTTGTTTTTCACCGGTATGCCGGTGCTGCGGGGCGCCTACGTTGGGCTGAAGATGCGCCGTCCGAACGTGGACCTGCTCGTCTCGATCACGGTGGTCACTGCCTTCGCCTACAGCACGATCGCCGTGCTGGCCGGCCGGACGGACGTCTACTTCGACCTGACGGTAGTCGTCGCCGCCACCGTGACCGGCGCGATGTTCTACGAGGCGGCTGTCAAGCGGCGGGCTCTGGGTCGACTCACGGACCTCACCGTCTCACAGGTCGACAGCGCGCGCGTCTACGAGCCGGACGGGACGACGGCCGAGGTCCCGGTCGAGGCGGTGTCACCGGGCGATCGGGTGCTCGTCCGCCGTGGCGAGCGGATCCCGGTCGATGGCCGGCTCGACGAGGGACGGTGTACGGTCGAGGAGGCGGTCGTCACGGGCGAGTCCCTCCCGGTCGAGAAGCGAGCGGGCGACGAACTCGTCGGCGGCGCGATCGTCGTCGGCGGCGCCGCCGTCGTCCGTACCGGAGAAGAGGCGACGAGCAGTCTCGACCGACTCCGAGACGCCGTCTGGCGACTTCAGAGCGCCGACCACGGCGTCAGGCGCCGCGCTGATGCGGTCGCCGCGCGGCTCGTTCCGGTCGTCGTCGGCGCCGCGCTTCTCGCCGGCGCGGCGGCGCTCGCCCTCGGTGCCGGACCGATCGGCACCGTTGCGGTGCTCGGGACGGCACTTCTCGTGGGCTGCCCGTGGGCGATCGGGCTGGCGACACCGCTGTCGGTCGCGACGAGTCTCGAAAGCGCGCTCAAGCACGGCGTCGTCGTCTTCGACGAGACCGTCTTCAGGCGCCTGCGTGCGGTCGACGTCGTGGTATTCGACAAGACCGGAACCCTAACTACGGGGACGATGGAGGTGCTCGAAGCCGACGCGCCCGCGGCCCTGCTGCGAGAGGCTGGGGCACTCGAGCGCCGGGCGGCCCACCCCGCTGCGAAGGCCATCGCGGCCGCGTTCGCTGCCGACGACGAGGAGTTCCGAACGGACGGCGGCGAACCCCGCGAGTATGCCGGCTCGGTGAGCGAGTTTCGGAGTTTCGCAACGGGCGTCGAGGGTATCGTCGACGGCTCGACGGTCCTGGTCGGCGCGGCGTCACTCTTCGACGAGCGGGGGTGGACGGTACCTGCGGATGTCCGAGGGCAGGCGGCCGCGGCCCGCAAGGCCGGACAACTGCCCGTCGTCGTCGGTCGCGACGGGACTGCGGCGGGCGTGATCGTCGTTGGCGACGAGCCGCGAGCGGGCTGGGCGGAGAGCCTGGAGCGGCTGGGCGAGCGGGGGATCGACGTCGTGGTGCTGACCGGCGACGACGAGGCGGCCACCGAGCGCTTCGCCCGCCACCCGGTGGTGAGCCACGCGTTCACTTCGGTCCCGCCCGCCGGGAAGACGGCCGCGATCGAGCGACTCAGCGCGAACCGACGGGTCGCGATGGTCGGCGACGGGACCAACGACGCCCCGGCGCTGGCCGCGGCGGATCTCGGCATCTCGCTCGGAAGCGCAACCGCGCTCGCGGCCGACGCGGCAGATCTCGTGATCGCCGATGACGACCTCGCCGCGGTGGAGACGGCGTTCGACCTCGCGGACGCCGCCCGTCGGCGACTCGTCCGGAACACCCGGCTGGCCCTCGCGTTCAACGCGATTGCGATCCCGGTCGCGGTGGTCGGGCTGTTCACCCCGCTGACGGCGGCGCTCGCGGTGCTCGTCGTCGGCGGGCTCCTCGCGGCAAACAGCTCGCAGGACCTCCTCGAACCGTGGTGGTGA
- the metX gene encoding homoserine O-acetyltransferase: MGAVTTRNTVDLGHFQFLCGESIPTLEVAYETYGEFTGDNAVLLCHALTGSAHAARRPDAGGETAGQARAWWGDLVGPGKAIDTTEYFVVCANAPGSCYGTTGPSSTNPETGEPYGTDFPPVTVGDWTRSQRLLLDELGVGRLHAVVGGSVGGMNVLDWLRRYPDDVDRAAAVAAAARLDAQCLALDTVARRAITSDPNWNGGHYYGSSDESDGGSGPEAGLARARQIGHIMYLSKASMTRKFGRRSAGREAGRSSPPDDAAAFFPYREVESYLDYQAEKFTDRFDANSYLYMTRAMDDFDLSAGYESDADALAAFEGELLAISFTGDWHFTVEQSEHLAEACREAGVDVAHHVIDSDHGHDAFLVEPEKVGPPLSALLADGLEGRSITDTVEDEIESSSFAPVHTSLFSE; the protein is encoded by the coding sequence GTGGGCGCTGTGACGACCCGAAACACCGTCGACCTCGGCCACTTTCAGTTCCTCTGTGGCGAGTCGATCCCAACTCTCGAGGTCGCTTACGAGACCTACGGCGAGTTCACGGGCGACAACGCCGTCTTGCTCTGTCACGCGCTCACCGGGAGCGCCCACGCGGCTCGCCGCCCCGACGCTGGCGGCGAGACTGCGGGCCAGGCCCGCGCCTGGTGGGGTGACCTCGTCGGGCCCGGGAAGGCGATCGACACCACCGAGTACTTCGTCGTCTGTGCGAACGCGCCGGGCTCGTGTTACGGCACGACTGGTCCGTCGAGCACGAACCCCGAAACAGGCGAGCCCTACGGGACCGACTTCCCGCCGGTCACCGTCGGCGACTGGACGCGCTCGCAGCGGCTCCTCCTCGACGAACTCGGCGTCGGCCGTCTCCACGCCGTCGTCGGCGGTAGCGTCGGCGGCATGAACGTCTTAGATTGGCTCCGGCGGTATCCCGACGACGTCGACCGCGCTGCCGCTGTCGCCGCGGCCGCCCGCCTCGACGCTCAGTGTCTCGCTCTTGACACCGTCGCCCGGCGGGCGATCACGTCCGATCCGAACTGGAACGGCGGCCACTACTACGGCTCGTCGGACGAGTCCGATGGTGGTTCCGGGCCCGAAGCCGGCCTCGCCCGCGCCCGCCAGATCGGCCACATTATGTACCTCTCGAAGGCGTCGATGACCCGCAAGTTCGGCCGCCGGTCGGCCGGCCGGGAAGCCGGTCGGTCGTCGCCGCCGGACGACGCGGCCGCTTTCTTCCCGTATCGGGAGGTCGAGTCCTACCTCGACTATCAGGCCGAGAAGTTCACCGACCGCTTCGACGCCAACAGCTACCTCTACATGACCCGTGCGATGGACGACTTCGACCTCTCGGCGGGCTACGAGTCAGACGCCGACGCGCTCGCGGCCTTCGAGGGCGAACTACTCGCCATCTCCTTTACCGGCGACTGGCACTTCACCGTCGAGCAGTCAGAGCACCTCGCGGAAGCCTGCCGCGAGGCCGGCGTCGACGTCGCCCACCACGTGATCGACTCCGACCACGGCCACGACGCCTTCCTCGTCGAACCGGAGAAGGTCGGGCCGCCGCTGTCGGCGCTGCTCGCCGACGGTCTCGAGGGCCGGTCGATCACCGATACCGTCGAGGACGAGATCGAATCGAGTTCGTTCGCGCCGGTGCACACGAGTCTGTTCTCGGAGTGA
- a CDS encoding O-acetylhomoserine aminocarboxypropyltransferase/cysteine synthase, with protein sequence MNDDASDGTDAAESRCRFGTRSVHAGQSPDPETGAMAPAIYQTTSYAFDDADTAADLYALEREGHIYSRISNPTVRTLEDRLASLAGASGAVATAAGMGALDSIVLVLAEAGDNVVVSTDTYGGSTAYFSKTASRRDIEARFVPTLEYDAYEEAIDEDTAFVHVETIGNPSLVTPDFDRLAEIAHENGVPLVVDNTFATPALCRPLEHGADVVWESTTKWLHGSGTTVGGVVLDGGEFPWGEHGYDEIAGQNHAYHDVDFSRDFADAPLAAAVRYRSVRSLGNQQSPFDAWQTLQGLETLPLRMEKHCENAAIVADYLANHEDVAWVTHPGLEEHPTHETASRYLADYGGMIAFGLEGGYEAGKRFCESVEVAQFLANIGDAKTLVIHPASTTHGQLTPEEQEEAGVTADLIRLSVGIEDPADILADLEQAIEAAS encoded by the coding sequence ATGAACGACGACGCGAGCGACGGGACCGACGCGGCCGAGTCGCGGTGTCGATTCGGCACGCGCAGCGTACACGCCGGACAGTCACCCGACCCCGAGACGGGTGCGATGGCTCCTGCGATCTACCAGACAACCTCCTACGCCTTCGACGATGCCGATACCGCAGCCGACCTCTACGCTCTGGAGCGCGAGGGGCACATCTACTCACGGATCTCGAATCCGACGGTCCGGACCCTCGAGGACCGACTCGCCTCGCTCGCGGGCGCCTCGGGCGCCGTCGCGACCGCCGCCGGGATGGGCGCGCTCGACTCCATCGTCCTCGTCCTGGCCGAAGCCGGCGACAACGTCGTCGTCTCGACGGATACCTACGGCGGCTCTACTGCCTACTTCTCGAAGACCGCCTCCCGACGCGACATCGAGGCCCGGTTCGTCCCGACACTCGAGTACGACGCCTACGAGGAGGCGATCGACGAGGACACCGCCTTCGTCCACGTCGAGACGATCGGAAACCCCTCGCTGGTCACGCCCGACTTCGACCGCCTCGCGGAGATTGCCCACGAGAACGGCGTTCCCCTCGTCGTGGACAACACGTTCGCGACGCCCGCGCTGTGTCGCCCGCTAGAACACGGCGCCGACGTCGTCTGGGAGTCGACGACGAAGTGGCTCCACGGCTCCGGGACGACCGTCGGCGGGGTCGTCTTAGATGGCGGGGAGTTCCCATGGGGTGAACACGGCTACGACGAAATCGCCGGCCAGAACCACGCCTACCACGACGTCGACTTCTCGCGTGACTTCGCCGACGCGCCACTGGCCGCGGCCGTCCGATACCGGTCCGTCCGTAGTCTCGGCAACCAGCAGTCACCGTTCGACGCCTGGCAGACCCTCCAGGGGCTCGAAACGCTGCCCCTGCGGATGGAGAAACACTGCGAGAACGCCGCCATCGTCGCTGACTACCTCGCGAATCATGAGGACGTTGCCTGGGTTACGCACCCGGGACTCGAAGAGCACCCGACCCACGAAACCGCCTCCCGCTATCTCGCAGACTACGGCGGCATGATCGCGTTCGGTCTGGAAGGTGGCTACGAGGCCGGCAAGCGCTTCTGTGAGTCCGTCGAGGTCGCCCAGTTTCTCGCCAACATCGGCGACGCGAAGACGCTCGTCATCCACCCCGCGAGTACCACCCACGGCCAGCTTACCCCCGAGGAACAGGAGGAAGCCGGCGTCACGGCTGATCTGATCCGGCTCTCGGTCGGCATCGAGGATCCTGCCGACATCCTCGCGGATCTCGAGCAGGCGATCGAGGCGGCGTCGTAG
- a CDS encoding alanine--glyoxylate aminotransferase family protein: MTEKREYRDDYPEQTLYIPGPTEVREDVIAEMSQPMFGHRMDRMTDLYTTIVEDTKEFLGTDNDVIILTGSGTEFWEASTLNLVDENILVPTCGSFSERHANVAERLGKTVDRLEYEWGQAIKPEDIRAELEESDTDYDVVATVMNESSTGVRNPIEEIGDVVAEYPDTYFVVDAVSALGGDYVDIDEHNIDVIFTSTQKAFAMPPGLAVCVVSDEAYDRELETDSASWYGGFQRCLDYYDRKGQTHSTPAIPIMLAYRKQMKHMLEESHEARDERHREMMAYVHEWADEHFAMFPEEGYESQTVACIENTQGIDVAETIDAVSEEYDMVFSNGYGSQLGEETFRIGHMGEHDVESIKELTDAIEDVAGL; the protein is encoded by the coding sequence GTGACCGAAAAACGCGAATACAGAGACGACTACCCCGAGCAGACGCTGTACATTCCGGGTCCGACGGAGGTACGCGAGGACGTCATCGCGGAGATGAGCCAGCCGATGTTCGGCCACCGGATGGACCGGATGACTGACCTCTACACGACCATCGTCGAGGATACGAAGGAGTTCCTCGGTACCGACAACGACGTGATCATCCTCACGGGGTCGGGAACGGAGTTCTGGGAGGCATCGACGCTCAACCTCGTCGACGAGAACATCCTCGTGCCGACCTGTGGCAGCTTCAGCGAGCGCCACGCCAACGTCGCCGAACGCCTCGGCAAAACCGTCGACCGCCTCGAGTACGAGTGGGGCCAGGCGATCAAGCCCGAAGACATCCGCGCAGAACTCGAGGAAAGCGACACCGACTACGACGTGGTCGCGACCGTGATGAACGAAAGCTCCACCGGCGTCCGGAATCCGATCGAAGAGATCGGTGACGTCGTCGCCGAGTATCCGGACACCTACTTCGTCGTCGACGCGGTCTCCGCGCTGGGCGGAGATTACGTCGACATCGACGAGCACAACATCGACGTCATCTTCACGTCGACCCAGAAGGCATTCGCCATGCCGCCCGGCCTCGCCGTCTGCGTCGTCAGCGATGAGGCCTACGACCGCGAACTGGAGACCGACTCCGCGTCGTGGTACGGCGGCTTCCAGCGCTGTCTCGACTACTACGACCGGAAGGGCCAGACCCACTCCACGCCTGCGATCCCGATCATGCTCGCCTACCGCAAGCAGATGAAACACATGTTAGAAGAGAGCCACGAGGCCCGCGACGAGCGCCACCGGGAGATGATGGCATACGTCCACGAGTGGGCCGACGAGCACTTCGCGATGTTCCCCGAGGAAGGCTACGAGTCCCAGACGGTCGCCTGCATCGAGAACACGCAGGGAATCGACGTCGCCGAGACGATCGACGCCGTCAGCGAGGAGTACGACATGGTCTTCTCGAACGGCTACGGCTCGCAACTCGGCGAGGAGACGTTCCGTATCGGCCACATGGGCGAACACGACGTCGAGTCGATCAAAGAGTTGACCGACGCGATCGAAGACGTCGCCGGGTTGTAA
- a CDS encoding MFS transporter — MNTNARDRIILAAVVFSVLFSQLLLYPGVATLVDVLGADVEAGASLAATALDASMWFLVAEFAGYVAVVGLWGLASDAVGRRTPFIVGGALAGAAGYLALAAVPAIGTIPFEGVLVLRFFQGAMTIGAFSLTITMLMDLEGGHGRNMGAAGIAIGLGAALGAPMGGQLTEVDPIAPLIVAAGLLVAIGALVALVPDRAPESRGTARAVLRGVRRRPALSIPYAFGFVDRLTAGFFALVGTLYFQDTFGLDPATTGLLLACFFAPFALLQYPMGALSDRVGRTVPIVIGSVCYGGGILAVGAAPTVALAAAAMVAVGVLGALVSPATMALVTDLAADSERGVAMGGFNLAGSLGFLGGFLIGGTVASTYGYGLAFLVVGGLEIAIAIVAVPAFLQLSIGDHSTTSERASDGSR; from the coding sequence GTGAACACGAACGCGCGAGACCGAATCATCCTCGCGGCGGTGGTCTTCTCCGTGCTGTTCTCGCAGTTGCTACTCTATCCGGGCGTCGCGACGCTGGTCGACGTGCTCGGGGCGGACGTTGAGGCGGGCGCGTCGCTGGCGGCGACCGCACTCGATGCGAGCATGTGGTTCCTGGTCGCCGAGTTCGCCGGCTACGTCGCCGTCGTCGGCCTCTGGGGACTCGCCAGCGACGCGGTGGGTCGGCGGACGCCGTTCATCGTCGGCGGTGCGCTGGCGGGTGCGGCGGGCTATCTCGCGCTGGCGGCAGTTCCCGCGATCGGGACGATTCCCTTCGAAGGTGTGCTCGTGCTACGGTTCTTCCAGGGGGCAATGACGATCGGCGCATTTTCCCTGACGATTACGATGCTGATGGATCTAGAGGGAGGACACGGTCGGAATATGGGTGCAGCAGGGATCGCGATCGGGCTCGGGGCAGCCCTCGGCGCACCGATGGGCGGCCAGCTGACCGAGGTCGACCCCATCGCACCCCTGATTGTCGCCGCGGGGCTGCTCGTTGCCATCGGCGCGCTGGTGGCGCTGGTACCCGACCGAGCACCCGAGAGTCGCGGGACCGCCCGGGCGGTGTTGCGCGGCGTCAGACGGCGCCCTGCCCTCTCGATCCCCTACGCCTTTGGCTTCGTCGACCGGCTCACTGCGGGCTTTTTTGCTCTCGTCGGGACGTTATATTTCCAGGACACGTTCGGCCTCGATCCGGCCACGACGGGGCTGTTGCTGGCGTGCTTTTTCGCCCCCTTTGCCCTCCTCCAGTACCCCATGGGTGCGCTCTCGGATCGAGTCGGTCGGACGGTCCCGATCGTCATCGGCTCAGTCTGCTACGGCGGCGGCATCCTCGCTGTCGGCGCCGCGCCGACCGTCGCGCTGGCTGCAGCCGCGATGGTCGCTGTCGGCGTACTGGGAGCGCTGGTCTCGCCTGCGACGATGGCACTGGTGACCGACCTGGCGGCCGACAGCGAGCGTGGGGTGGCGATGGGTGGGTTCAACCTCGCGGGAAGCCTGGGATTTCTCGGGGGCTTCCTGATCGGTGGAACCGTCGCGAGCACCTACGGCTACGGCCTCGCCTTCCTCGTCGTCGGTGGCCTCGAAATCGCGATCGCGATCGTGGCAGTGCCGGCGTTCCTGCAACTGTCGATCGGCGATCACTCGACGACGAGTGAGCGAGCGAGCGACGGATCTCGGTGA